A single genomic interval of Asinibacterium sp. OR53 harbors:
- a CDS encoding type II toxin-antitoxin system HigB family toxin, with protein sequence MRVIAVKTLKAFYSKFPDAKQGLLSWYEEAELANWDHPNELKAVYCNASILNKKRVIFNICGNKYRLIVDVEYRLKIVFIVWVGTHKQYDKIDAQKIDYAKTNKK encoded by the coding sequence ATGAGAGTTATTGCCGTTAAAACACTCAAAGCTTTTTATTCAAAGTTTCCTGATGCCAAGCAGGGATTATTATCATGGTATGAGGAAGCAGAGCTAGCCAACTGGGATCATCCCAATGAATTAAAAGCAGTGTATTGCAATGCATCTATTCTGAATAAAAAAAGAGTGATATTCAATATTTGTGGCAATAAGTACCGTTTGATTGTTGATGTAGAATATCGTTTAAAGATCGTATTCATTGTGTGGGTGGGTACGCATAAACAATATGATAAAATTGATGCCCAAAAAATCGATTATGCTAAAACCAATAAAAAATGA
- a CDS encoding type II toxin-antitoxin system HigA family antitoxin — translation MLKPIKNERQYEDALARTYALLQKELKANSKESDELEILSILIKSYENEHHAMPTPNPLEAIKFRLEQLGMSEAQLSEVLGYRSRKSEILSGKRKLSLAMIRKLNEALHIPAEVLIQAY, via the coding sequence ATGCTAAAACCAATAAAAAATGAAAGACAATATGAAGATGCGCTGGCTCGTACTTACGCACTATTGCAAAAAGAATTGAAAGCCAATTCAAAAGAGTCAGACGAATTAGAGATATTGTCTATCCTGATCAAATCGTATGAGAATGAACATCATGCGATGCCTACGCCCAACCCATTGGAAGCCATCAAATTCAGGCTCGAGCAATTGGGCATGTCAGAAGCTCAATTATCTGAAGTATTGGGCTACCGCTCCCGGAAATCAGAAATCCTGTCCGGCAAAAGAAAACTCAGTTTGGCTATGATACGGAAGCTGAACGAGGCACTTCATATTCCCGCCGAAGTGTTAATACAGGCTTATTAA
- a CDS encoding glycosyltransferase family 1 protein, with the protein MHKIILDCERMKYPHTGLYHFCLQLGRSLLKETVEEAISFFMPRKCGPVFGSHAQYIYQHAVHKWILPATGRYNVWHATHQGSQYFPANRKIPIVLTVHDLNFLKGDFKSAAKRKTYLQALQHKIDRADHIAAISQFVLDDLYAHVRLNNKPATVIYNGCNINADILPAAPLVQPGSPFLFTIGTIVVKKNFHVLPALLVNNNNHLVIAGIVQNEAYKKEIIAAAQKAGVLSRVHFTGPVTEAEKYWYYQHCEAFVFPSLAEGFGLPVIEAMAFGKPVFLSTQTSLPEIGGEDAFYFNDFDPENMREVLQRGMTVYSTDMDLVERLKARAYSFNWQNTARKYIDIYRGLY; encoded by the coding sequence ATGCATAAGATCATACTCGATTGCGAAAGAATGAAATACCCTCATACGGGGTTATACCATTTCTGTTTGCAATTGGGTCGCTCGTTGCTGAAAGAAACTGTGGAGGAAGCGATTTCTTTTTTCATGCCTCGTAAATGCGGGCCTGTTTTTGGCAGTCACGCGCAATATATATACCAGCATGCTGTGCATAAATGGATATTGCCCGCTACCGGCAGATACAATGTGTGGCATGCAACGCACCAAGGCAGTCAATATTTTCCTGCTAACAGGAAGATACCTATTGTATTAACGGTACATGATTTGAATTTTTTAAAAGGAGACTTTAAATCTGCTGCAAAAAGGAAAACTTACCTGCAAGCGTTGCAGCATAAAATAGACCGGGCAGATCATATTGCAGCCATTTCGCAATTTGTGCTGGATGATTTGTATGCTCATGTTCGATTGAATAACAAACCGGCAACGGTTATTTATAACGGATGCAATATCAATGCGGATATTTTGCCTGCTGCCCCACTTGTGCAACCTGGCAGCCCGTTTTTGTTTACCATAGGAACAATTGTGGTAAAAAAGAATTTTCATGTATTGCCGGCGCTGCTGGTGAATAACAACAACCATTTAGTTATTGCGGGCATTGTGCAGAATGAAGCATATAAAAAGGAGATTATAGCAGCTGCGCAGAAGGCTGGTGTACTAAGCAGGGTACATTTTACAGGGCCGGTAACAGAAGCAGAAAAATATTGGTATTACCAGCATTGTGAAGCATTTGTATTTCCATCACTGGCAGAAGGATTCGGCTTACCGGTGATAGAAGCCATGGCGTTTGGCAAGCCGGTGTTTTTATCAACACAGACTTCTTTACCCGAGATAGGAGGAGAAGATGCTTTTTATTTCAATGATTTTGATCCGGAGAATATGCGGGAAGTCCTGCAAAGGGGGATGACTGTTTATTCAACAGATATGGACCTGGTAGAAAGACTGAAAGCAAGGGCCTATTCTTTCAACTGGCAAAATACGGCTCGAAAGTATATAGATATCTACCGCGGATTGTATTAA
- a CDS encoding glycosyltransferase family 2 protein — protein sequence MNPAAELPLISVVMATYNGERFIGAQLNSILEQTYPNLELIIVDDGSTDGTANLLKQYAERFNNIRLFFNEQNIGYVRNFEKGMLLAAGDFLALSDQDDIWDKQKLSLLMQEIGDHPVVYCNSELIDYNGNLTGKKLSDIKRLGDFDDCLSFLVGNSAPGHAMIIRRSLVRASVPLAPMIPHDHWLGFVATLTGKIKFVDKVLVQYRQHNANVFGAAKVKAEGEPVPAKKKKPGKETELAQIRERMRLQYEKCPESLVNEKKMLADVMQSYQDFSLMNNFKRMILFFRYNRRILAYKRRNQLRRWLFCLKMFYKIK from the coding sequence ATGAATCCTGCAGCAGAATTACCATTGATATCGGTAGTGATGGCCACTTATAATGGAGAACGATTCATAGGTGCACAACTCAACAGCATCCTGGAACAAACTTATCCTAACCTGGAATTGATCATCGTAGATGATGGATCAACAGATGGTACGGCGAACCTGCTGAAGCAATATGCAGAACGGTTCAACAATATCAGGTTGTTCTTCAACGAACAGAACATCGGCTATGTACGCAATTTTGAAAAAGGCATGCTGTTGGCGGCCGGTGATTTCCTGGCGCTCAGTGATCAGGATGATATTTGGGATAAGCAAAAGCTGAGCCTGCTGATGCAGGAAATAGGCGATCACCCGGTTGTATACTGCAATTCCGAACTGATCGATTATAATGGCAACCTGACAGGGAAAAAATTATCGGATATTAAAAGGTTGGGCGATTTTGATGATTGCCTGAGTTTTCTGGTGGGCAATTCGGCGCCGGGACATGCGATGATCATCAGGAGAAGCCTGGTAAGAGCGTCGGTTCCATTGGCACCTATGATACCGCACGATCATTGGCTTGGGTTTGTGGCTACATTGACAGGCAAAATCAAATTCGTAGATAAGGTGCTGGTACAATACCGGCAGCACAATGCCAATGTGTTTGGTGCAGCAAAAGTGAAGGCGGAAGGAGAGCCGGTGCCGGCGAAAAAGAAAAAGCCTGGTAAAGAAACAGAACTGGCGCAAATCAGGGAACGGATGCGATTGCAGTATGAGAAATGTCCCGAGTCGCTGGTGAATGAAAAAAAGATGCTGGCTGATGTGATGCAGTCGTATCAGGATTTTTCGTTGATGAACAATTTCAAAAGAATGATCTTATTTTTTCGATACAATCGCAGGATACTGGCGTATAAACGGCGAAACCAACTCAGGCGATGGCTGTTTTGCCTGAAAATGTTTTACAAGATCAAATAA
- the meaB gene encoding methylmalonyl Co-A mutase-associated GTPase MeaB, producing the protein MWEQFIKGVGQGDFKALARSISLVENAVSGYETFLSRLPSGKTAITGITGPPGAGKSTLVDALIGAWVAQGKKVGVLCVDPSSPFNLGALLGDRIRMSEWYQHPHVFIRSLASRGALGGLHPQMIEITALMQAAGFDEIIVETVGVGQSEIEVAGLADTTVVVVVPEAGDEVQTMKAGLMEIADVFVVNKSDRPDADLFVKNLKQMLAPAFQQRAWQVPVIKTIASQKEGIDTLMEAIVAHQHTARLLERKSWLFTERAYRLIQKHRMASIDKEEMKRSITRALEEPGFNLFTFVQQYL; encoded by the coding sequence ATGTGGGAGCAGTTTATAAAAGGGGTAGGCCAGGGCGACTTTAAAGCACTTGCCAGAAGTATTTCCCTGGTGGAAAATGCGGTGAGTGGTTACGAGACGTTCCTGAGCCGGTTGCCTTCCGGAAAAACTGCCATAACAGGTATTACAGGCCCTCCCGGGGCCGGGAAAAGTACGCTGGTAGATGCCCTTATCGGCGCCTGGGTGGCGCAAGGGAAAAAAGTGGGTGTGCTTTGCGTTGATCCATCTTCCCCCTTTAACCTGGGTGCATTGTTGGGCGACAGGATTCGCATGAGTGAATGGTACCAGCACCCGCATGTTTTTATCCGTTCGCTTGCTTCAAGGGGGGCACTGGGTGGTTTGCATCCGCAAATGATCGAGATCACTGCATTGATGCAGGCCGCGGGGTTTGATGAGATCATTGTTGAAACTGTGGGCGTTGGGCAAAGCGAGATTGAAGTAGCGGGACTGGCCGATACAACAGTAGTAGTAGTGGTGCCTGAGGCGGGAGATGAAGTACAGACTATGAAAGCAGGACTTATGGAAATTGCAGATGTATTTGTGGTAAATAAAAGCGACAGGCCGGATGCCGATCTGTTTGTGAAAAACCTGAAACAAATGCTGGCGCCTGCATTTCAGCAGCGCGCATGGCAGGTGCCTGTGATCAAAACAATCGCTTCGCAGAAAGAAGGTATAGATACCCTGATGGAAGCCATCGTGGCGCATCAACATACAGCACGTTTACTGGAAAGAAAATCGTGGTTATTTACTGAAAGGGCTTACCGGCTCATCCAAAAACACAGAATGGCATCCATTGACAAAGAAGAAATGAAGCGATCGATTACGAGGGCTTTGGAAGAACCTGGGTTTAATTTATTTACTTTCGTTCAGCAATACCTGTAA
- a CDS encoding glycosyl transferase encodes MKISGFTIIRNAVMNDYPIVEAIRSILPVVDEMIVLVGDSSDDTLGLMQSINDPKIRIHRSVWDSGLRSGGSVLAVETNKAFQLIDPESDWAFYIQGDEVVHEKYHPAIKEACIRYKDDKKVEGLLFKYLHFYGTYDYVGDSRKWYDHEVRIIRNDKKIAAYKDAQGFRVGERKLWVKPADAYIYHYGWVKSPEQMMKKQKEISQYWDSNANIRSVITSPDFYDFNEFDSLQRFSDTHPAVMKDRIARKNWQVELDITRKQFSLKDRFLYYFERITGIRLFDFRNYRLLK; translated from the coding sequence ATGAAAATTTCAGGTTTTACGATCATTCGCAATGCTGTGATGAATGACTATCCCATTGTAGAAGCGATTCGCTCTATTCTGCCGGTAGTGGATGAAATGATCGTATTGGTAGGAGATTCTTCCGATGATACATTGGGACTGATGCAGTCGATCAACGACCCCAAGATCCGCATACACCGGTCGGTCTGGGATTCCGGATTGCGCAGTGGCGGGTCGGTACTGGCGGTTGAAACTAACAAGGCTTTTCAATTGATTGATCCCGAAAGTGATTGGGCTTTTTATATCCAGGGCGATGAAGTAGTGCATGAAAAATATCATCCCGCTATTAAAGAAGCCTGTATACGATATAAAGATGATAAAAAAGTAGAAGGATTGCTCTTCAAATACCTCCATTTTTATGGAACCTATGATTATGTGGGCGATAGCCGTAAATGGTACGATCACGAAGTACGTATCATCCGGAATGATAAAAAGATCGCCGCATATAAAGATGCGCAGGGGTTTCGCGTAGGTGAAAGGAAATTGTGGGTGAAACCGGCAGATGCTTATATCTATCACTATGGCTGGGTAAAGAGTCCTGAGCAAATGATGAAGAAGCAAAAAGAGATCAGCCAGTATTGGGATAGCAATGCCAACATACGATCGGTGATTACGAGCCCTGACTTTTATGATTTCAATGAATTCGATTCGTTACAACGCTTTTCGGATACCCATCCGGCGGTGATGAAAGACAGGATCGCGCGCAAGAACTGGCAGGTAGAACTGGATATTACCAGGAAGCAATTTTCATTGAAAGACAGGTTCCTTTATTATTTTGAACGAATCACCGGCATCAGGCTGTTTGATTTCAGGAATTACCGGTTGTTGAAATAA
- a CDS encoding type III pantothenate kinase, which yields MPTTLCFDFGNTRLKSAVFENDVIKEVVVLENDTPDAIRPLVEKYKPSRSILSSVIRHNVETETFLAAHTQFHKLGHHSQLPFTSPVGKPETIGADRLAICAAAVKLFPHQHNLAIGLGSCITYNYISPVHEFLGGSISPGLNMRFRAMHEQTALLPLVSPENRFPLIGYDTKTNILSGVILGMAKEIDGIIDAYALKYSNFNVLLTGGDMGFFVSHLKNRIFADPYLIFKGLYAISEYNSGQALPGSISNRNHPA from the coding sequence ATGCCAACAACCCTCTGCTTCGATTTTGGAAATACCCGCCTCAAATCTGCCGTATTTGAAAACGATGTGATCAAAGAAGTGGTTGTATTGGAAAACGATACCCCCGATGCCATTCGCCCGCTGGTAGAAAAATACAAACCTTCCCGATCGATCCTTTCTTCTGTGATCAGGCATAACGTTGAAACGGAAACTTTCCTGGCAGCACATACACAATTTCACAAGCTCGGCCACCATAGTCAATTACCCTTCACCTCACCGGTAGGCAAGCCCGAGACCATTGGGGCCGACAGACTGGCCATTTGTGCAGCGGCTGTTAAGCTGTTCCCGCACCAGCACAACCTGGCCATCGGGTTGGGCTCCTGCATCACCTATAATTATATCAGTCCTGTTCATGAATTCCTGGGGGGCAGTATCTCTCCCGGCCTCAATATGCGTTTCAGGGCCATGCACGAACAAACCGCCCTGCTGCCCCTGGTGAGCCCTGAAAACAGGTTCCCGCTGATAGGTTATGATACCAAAACCAATATTTTGAGCGGTGTGATACTGGGAATGGCCAAAGAAATAGATGGAATAATTGATGCTTATGCATTGAAATACAGCAACTTTAACGTGCTGTTAACCGGGGGGGATATGGGTTTTTTTGTCTCACATCTAAAAAACAGGATATTTGCCGACCCTTATTTAATCTTTAAAGGCCTCTATGCGATCAGTGAGTACAACAGTGGCCAGGCTTTGCCTGGCTCTATTAGTAACCGGAACCACCCTGCTTAG
- a CDS encoding LPS export ABC transporter periplasmic protein LptC, with product MINRRIHKKLITAAVITGCFFMFACENDVNEVRALGKRKPGVDEGSKIESYLSVGGHMRAKLTAPVMLSFQGDSARKAEFPKTLHVDFYNDSLVIESQLGAKYGRYLEGESKVFLKDSVVAFNIKGDTLFAKELYWDQSLGQFHTDKEVTISQRTPRQKLIGLKGIRCNQDLSNITLFDLKPGSFFIVPDSTSTAKDTSKTVIK from the coding sequence ATGATTAATCGCAGGATACATAAAAAACTAATTACAGCAGCCGTGATCACCGGCTGCTTTTTTATGTTTGCCTGCGAAAATGATGTGAATGAAGTGAGAGCGTTGGGTAAGAGAAAGCCTGGTGTTGATGAAGGAAGCAAAATTGAAAGTTACCTGAGTGTAGGAGGCCACATGCGGGCCAAGCTTACTGCACCTGTGATGCTGAGTTTCCAGGGCGATAGCGCACGCAAAGCCGAATTCCCTAAAACGCTGCACGTTGATTTTTATAATGACAGCCTGGTAATCGAAAGCCAGCTCGGCGCCAAATACGGGCGCTACCTTGAAGGAGAAAGCAAAGTATTTCTGAAAGACAGTGTGGTAGCGTTCAATATCAAAGGAGATACACTGTTTGCCAAAGAACTTTACTGGGACCAGTCCCTCGGCCAGTTCCATACCGATAAAGAAGTGACCATCAGTCAACGTACCCCCCGCCAAAAACTGATCGGACTGAAAGGCATCCGCTGCAACCAGGATTTATCGAACATTACATTGTTCGACCTCAAGCCCGGCAGCTTTTTCATTGTTCCCGACAGCACTTCTACGGCTAAAGACACAAGTAAAACTGTAATAAAGTAA
- a CDS encoding aldo/keto reductase: MEYRRMGKTGLQLSILSYGSWVTFHKQINDGIADELMGLAYDAGINFFDNAEAYALGESEQMMGRVLKKKNWDRTSYTLSSKAYFGWRGKQNKPNQTGLSRKHLVEACHEALQRLQTDYLDIYFCHRPDPAVPIEEVVWTMHNLIQQGKVLYWGTSQWSGAEIMEAHRAAQQYHLIAPTVEQPQYNMFERFKMEQDYLPVFRNVGLGTTIWSPLAAGFLTGKYNNGIPEGSRLALEGFDWLKDRWVQEAKIEKAKQLLLLANELGVSLASLAIAWTIHNPHVTTAILGATKASQLEENLKALDALPLLTAEVMERIEKILQNKPVMDLS; encoded by the coding sequence ATGGAATATCGCAGGATGGGCAAGACCGGCCTTCAACTCAGCATACTCAGTTACGGAAGCTGGGTAACCTTTCACAAGCAAATCAACGATGGCATTGCCGATGAATTGATGGGACTTGCTTACGACGCCGGCATTAATTTTTTCGACAATGCAGAAGCGTATGCATTAGGCGAAAGTGAGCAAATGATGGGCCGGGTATTGAAGAAAAAAAACTGGGACCGCACCTCCTATACCCTTTCTTCCAAAGCGTATTTCGGCTGGAGAGGTAAACAAAACAAGCCCAACCAGACCGGCCTCAGCCGCAAACACCTGGTAGAAGCCTGCCATGAAGCCTTGCAACGGCTGCAGACAGACTACCTGGATATTTATTTCTGCCACCGTCCCGATCCCGCCGTACCTATTGAAGAAGTGGTATGGACCATGCATAACCTGATACAGCAGGGCAAAGTGTTGTATTGGGGCACCAGCCAGTGGAGCGGTGCAGAGATCATGGAAGCCCATCGCGCAGCGCAACAGTATCACCTCATCGCTCCTACGGTTGAGCAACCGCAATACAATATGTTCGAACGTTTTAAGATGGAGCAGGATTACTTGCCGGTATTCAGGAACGTTGGACTGGGTACTACCATCTGGAGTCCGCTCGCCGCCGGTTTCCTTACAGGCAAATACAACAATGGTATTCCGGAAGGATCGAGACTGGCATTGGAAGGATTCGACTGGTTAAAAGACCGCTGGGTGCAGGAAGCCAAAATAGAAAAGGCGAAGCAATTACTACTCCTGGCCAACGAACTAGGTGTATCCCTTGCCAGTCTGGCCATTGCCTGGACCATTCACAACCCGCATGTAACCACTGCTATCCTGGGCGCTACAAAAGCATCGCAACTGGAAGAAAATTTGAAAGCACTGGACGCTTTGCCACTGCTTACTGCAGAAGTAATGGAGCGGATTGAAAAAATATTACAGAACAAGCCGGTGATGGATCTTTCCTGA
- a CDS encoding DUF3857 domain-containing protein yields MRFFILCILTCSLSLVHAQHFQQALSLLTENKRTEAKAALTPFINNPSESQQALLSLTLLELNNSHFDEALAYFNRYVQQSNNPYPYIYALWSTGIFSATTPKSEPLLDSFMNKIAGDEKAPLAMRAMAYDNMAQRIENGPKFKEALALYNRIGDIRNWSSVGVFENISASGFNKDFGVLTHPEPGYVFKNSTGADVSWFTIPDARNDRWLDLTFHYDVSNAIIYSQTFLQSDADKDVKMLLGVSGSVKVWINDFLVLSEEEERNTDLDVYTAAVKLQKGVNRILIQSGSSEIDKSNFLLRFADMNDHLLTNFTSTAAYSPYQKALPYKVERYPFFAEAYFQQLTAGKANDLLNALMLAYTYKHNDARFEAAGINSKLKQQFPRSTIVSELMTEAYSRDNNNTDLTRELEFIKSNDSLSLYGLMLNYSEAFNKEEYDEARRLLNKRIEIYGDNEDTEYKQLELLVKRSDIEGLIKELEKAYQRYPDNVSFANMKYNLEANVNKDKSKADTVLETFLNNHYNEQLLDILVNDKMALGKKEEAMQMLAAVVEKKPYAIKQYTRIADKYFELQDYAKAAQWEQKAIARAPFAGEFHHNLGLIQSAAGKNADAIGSLTKAIQYNPSNYAARRKLNELQGKKDLFANFKETDIQALYKAAPKADAYPNDNSIYLLRDLQEVIYAENGASEEKYQYLVKIFNQAGIDAWKEISIPYNGYTQRLIILKADILKKDGSRVQAERRDNEVVFSSLETGDAVYISYKLENAFSGKLAEHFWQEFTFNSGYPVKQASFSMIVPAGRQFHYKLYNSSIEPVITSIDDHFKMYSWEIKDNPRVETEAYMPVFSDISQRIVVSSIPDWNYIRNWYNDLSTVKLKADFAIKEKVKELLAGKENTSDLVKAKIIYNYIQDNFNYSDVPFLHSALTPQRASRTLSSKLGDCKDLSVLFTSMAREAGLQSNLVLVLTRDQGDNGLDLPMIGFNHCIAQLHSGGKNYLVELTNNQLPFAAMSTNLIHANGLPIVKDSISQVKLEKLDTRNRSINSVTRACTIRLNGSKADITRSNSSTGAEASRMRGSYRHQSNDDRNKQLTSSLSNEFAKNIMLQQLSFSNLDNLSDTVKMNYHFSVDNYTSEVAGMQIFSFPWVDTYGSLGFVSMEKRQFPIALWSVSSTPADKEVITFILPAGKKLIEAPKNVSYSCPALNYSLHFEVKPDRVIATREVKYLAEEVPTSEFAAFKEVLNKMVAADKKQIAFK; encoded by the coding sequence ATGAGATTCTTTATCCTGTGCATACTTACCTGTTCCCTGTCGCTTGTCCATGCGCAGCATTTTCAACAGGCGTTATCATTGTTAACTGAGAATAAAAGAACCGAAGCCAAAGCAGCGCTTACTCCCTTCATCAATAATCCATCTGAATCGCAGCAGGCATTGCTTTCACTGACACTGTTGGAATTGAACAACTCGCATTTCGATGAGGCCCTTGCCTATTTCAATCGTTATGTTCAGCAGAGCAACAATCCTTATCCTTATATCTATGCACTTTGGAGCACCGGTATTTTTTCTGCCACCACGCCTAAGTCGGAACCACTGTTAGACAGTTTCATGAATAAGATAGCCGGTGATGAAAAAGCACCGCTGGCCATGAGAGCTATGGCTTATGATAATATGGCGCAGCGGATCGAGAACGGTCCGAAGTTCAAAGAGGCCCTGGCGCTTTACAACCGCATCGGAGATATCCGTAACTGGTCTTCTGTAGGTGTATTCGAAAATATTTCGGCAAGTGGTTTCAATAAAGATTTCGGTGTACTGACCCATCCCGAGCCAGGCTATGTTTTTAAGAACAGTACCGGCGCCGATGTAAGCTGGTTCACGATTCCCGATGCCCGGAACGACCGCTGGCTCGATCTTACTTTTCATTACGATGTATCCAATGCCATTATCTATTCACAAACATTCCTTCAATCCGATGCCGATAAGGATGTAAAAATGCTGTTGGGTGTTTCAGGATCGGTGAAAGTATGGATCAATGATTTCCTGGTATTGAGTGAAGAGGAGGAACGCAATACCGACCTGGATGTTTATACCGCTGCCGTAAAACTGCAAAAAGGCGTGAACCGTATACTGATCCAGTCGGGCTCGAGCGAGATCGACAAATCGAATTTCCTGCTCAGGTTTGCCGATATGAACGATCATCTGCTCACCAATTTCACTTCCACTGCTGCATACAGTCCTTATCAGAAAGCCCTTCCGTATAAAGTTGAACGCTATCCGTTCTTTGCAGAAGCCTATTTCCAGCAACTCACTGCCGGCAAGGCCAACGATCTGCTCAACGCACTCATGCTGGCTTATACCTACAAACACAACGACGCCCGTTTTGAAGCCGCCGGCATCAACAGCAAACTCAAACAGCAATTTCCACGCAGCACCATTGTTTCTGAATTGATGACCGAAGCATATAGCCGCGACAACAACAATACCGATCTCACCCGCGAATTGGAATTCATCAAATCGAACGACTCGCTGAGTCTTTATGGCCTCATGCTCAATTACAGTGAAGCATTCAACAAGGAAGAATACGACGAAGCCAGGAGATTGCTGAACAAACGGATTGAAATTTATGGCGATAATGAAGACACCGAGTACAAGCAACTGGAATTGCTGGTAAAAAGAAGCGATATCGAAGGACTGATCAAAGAACTGGAAAAAGCCTATCAGCGCTATCCCGACAATGTTTCATTCGCCAACATGAAATACAACCTCGAGGCCAATGTGAACAAAGACAAGAGTAAAGCCGATACAGTGCTTGAAACTTTCCTGAACAACCATTATAACGAACAACTGCTTGACATACTGGTGAATGATAAGATGGCCCTTGGCAAAAAAGAAGAAGCCATGCAAATGCTCGCTGCAGTGGTTGAAAAAAAACCTTATGCCATCAAACAATACACCCGTATTGCCGATAAGTATTTTGAATTGCAGGACTATGCAAAAGCCGCGCAGTGGGAACAGAAAGCCATTGCCAGGGCTCCGTTCGCAGGCGAATTCCATCACAACCTCGGCCTCATACAAAGCGCTGCCGGCAAGAACGCAGATGCTATTGGTTCGCTGACCAAAGCCATCCAGTATAACCCCAGTAATTATGCGGCCAGGCGCAAACTGAATGAACTCCAGGGTAAGAAAGACCTGTTTGCCAATTTCAAGGAAACCGATATACAGGCGTTGTATAAAGCTGCACCCAAAGCCGATGCTTATCCGAACGACAACAGCATTTACCTGCTCAGGGATTTGCAGGAAGTGATCTATGCAGAGAATGGCGCTTCTGAAGAAAAATACCAATACCTCGTTAAGATATTCAACCAGGCCGGTATCGACGCCTGGAAAGAGATCAGCATCCCATACAATGGCTATACACAACGGCTCATCATCCTCAAAGCCGATATCCTCAAAAAAGACGGAAGCCGTGTGCAGGCAGAAAGGAGAGACAATGAGGTGGTGTTCTCTTCACTGGAAACAGGTGATGCTGTTTACATCAGCTATAAATTGGAAAATGCATTCTCCGGTAAACTGGCAGAGCATTTCTGGCAAGAATTTACTTTCAACAGCGGCTATCCCGTAAAGCAGGCATCTTTCAGCATGATCGTTCCGGCCGGTCGCCAGTTTCATTATAAACTGTACAACAGTTCTATTGAGCCCGTCATTACCAGCATCGACGATCATTTTAAAATGTACAGTTGGGAAATCAAAGACAATCCACGGGTAGAAACAGAAGCGTATATGCCTGTTTTCTCCGACATCAGTCAGCGTATTGTGGTTTCATCCATTCCCGATTGGAATTATATCCGGAACTGGTATAACGACCTGAGCACCGTAAAACTCAAGGCCGATTTTGCCATCAAAGAAAAAGTAAAGGAATTACTGGCTGGCAAAGAAAACACCAGCGATCTTGTTAAAGCAAAGATCATCTACAATTATATCCAGGATAATTTCAATTACAGCGATGTGCCCTTCCTGCACAGCGCCCTCACGCCGCAACGGGCCAGCCGCACGCTAAGCAGTAAGCTGGGCGATTGCAAAGACCTTTCGGTGCTCTTTACCAGCATGGCCCGGGAAGCCGGTCTTCAATCGAACCTTGTGCTGGTACTCACCAGGGACCAAGGAGACAATGGCCTCGATCTTCCCATGATCGGGTTTAATCATTGTATTGCCCAGTTGCATTCGGGTGGAAAGAATTACCTGGTGGAGCTCACCAATAACCAACTGCCCTTTGCGGCCATGTCAACCAACCTGATCCATGCCAATGGACTGCCCATTGTGAAAGACAGCATTAGCCAGGTAAAGCTGGAAAAACTCGATACGCGCAACCGCAGCATCAACAGCGTTACCCGTGCCTGCACCATCCGGCTGAACGGCAGCAAAGCCGATATCACCCGCAGCAACAGCAGCACAGGAGCCGAAGCCAGCAGGATGAGGGGCAGCTACCGCCATCAAAGCAATGACGACAGGAACAAGCAACTGACCAGCTCGCTCAGCAACGAATTTGCCAAGAATATAATGCTGCAGCAATTGAGTTTCAGTAACCTCGACAATCTCTCCGATACGGTAAAAATGAATTATCATTTCTCGGTCGATAATTATACCAGCGAGGTAGCGGGCATGCAGATCTTCTCATTCCCCTGGGTAGATACTTATGGCTCCCTTGGTTTTGTATCCATGGAAAAAAGGCAATTCCCCATTGCTCTGTGGAGTGTGAGCAGCACACCTGCCGATAAGGAAGTGATCACTTTTATACTTCCTGCGGGTAAAAAGCTGATAGAAGCACCCAAAAATGTTAGCTACAGTTGCCCTGCACTCAATTATAGCCTGCATTTTGAAGTCAAGCCCGATAGGGTCATTGCTACAAGGGAAGTAAAATACCTGGCAGAAGAAGTCCCCACCAGTGAATTTGCAGCATTCAAAGAAGTGCTCAATAAAATGGTGGCGGCAGACAAAAAGCAGATCGCATTCAAATAA